Proteins found in one Sphingobium sp. V4 genomic segment:
- a CDS encoding glycosyltransferase, producing MTAHRPCEVSAMPGLVQHITTSLDVGGAQSMLVKLVEATASKRNGVRPAVLSLMPPGTFEQRLRQINCPTYTLGMTRGYPGPIALLRLLRITTMLQPDLLQGWMYHGNLAASMAQLAVRRRVPLLWNVRHSLADPKVEKLASRALLSLSARMSRNVDGIIYNSRTAAQEHAAIGFDPARAIHIPNGFDLTRYRPDPSARQRFRSLFGIGEQGLVVGMVARNHPMKDHAMLVRAMGRMLAGGRDCRLLLVGPGMDAADPALMRSIAEHLPPEMVAIAGERTDVADWLPGLDILALSSAWGEAFPNILGEAMACGVPCVATDVGDSAWVLGEGGRIVPPRDADAMAAALGSLADLPDDARRRMGATGRARAVEHFDINDIAVQYRRLYASAVRHVSKGAGSVNASALAREAGAQSL from the coding sequence ATGACCGCTCATCGCCCATGCGAGGTATCGGCCATGCCGGGGCTCGTGCAACATATCACGACCAGCCTGGACGTCGGTGGCGCACAATCGATGCTCGTAAAACTGGTCGAGGCCACCGCCTCCAAGCGCAATGGTGTCCGGCCCGCCGTGCTTTCGCTCATGCCACCCGGCACGTTCGAGCAGCGTCTCAGGCAGATTAATTGCCCCACCTACACGCTGGGTATGACGCGGGGCTATCCGGGGCCAATCGCTCTGCTCCGGCTGTTGCGGATCACGACGATGCTCCAGCCCGATCTGCTCCAGGGGTGGATGTATCATGGCAATCTTGCCGCTAGCATGGCCCAGTTAGCGGTCAGGCGCAGGGTGCCGCTGCTGTGGAACGTCCGTCATTCGCTGGCCGATCCGAAGGTCGAAAAACTGGCCAGCCGCGCGTTATTGTCGTTGAGCGCGCGAATGTCGCGTAATGTCGATGGCATCATCTATAATTCGCGGACCGCGGCGCAGGAACATGCCGCCATCGGTTTCGATCCGGCTCGCGCCATCCATATCCCCAATGGTTTCGATCTGACGCGCTACCGCCCCGATCCCAGCGCGCGCCAGCGGTTCCGCTCCCTGTTCGGGATTGGGGAGCAGGGACTGGTCGTGGGCATGGTGGCGCGCAATCATCCGATGAAGGACCATGCCATGCTCGTGCGCGCCATGGGCAGGATGCTTGCGGGGGGGCGGGATTGCCGGCTTCTTCTGGTCGGGCCCGGCATGGACGCCGCCGATCCCGCATTGATGCGGTCCATTGCGGAACATCTGCCTCCGGAAATGGTCGCGATCGCGGGCGAAAGGACGGACGTGGCCGACTGGCTGCCCGGCCTCGACATATTGGCGCTCTCATCGGCATGGGGAGAGGCTTTCCCGAACATATTGGGCGAGGCGATGGCCTGTGGCGTGCCCTGCGTGGCCACCGATGTTGGCGACAGCGCCTGGGTGCTGGGTGAGGGCGGACGTATCGTGCCGCCACGGGACGCCGACGCCATGGCGGCTGCGCTCGGTAGCCTCGCGGACCTGCCCGATGATGCGCGGCGGAGGATGGGTGCGACCGGTCGCGCCCGCGCGGTGGAGCATTTCGACATCAACGACATCGCCGTGCAGTATCGCCGGCTCTATGCGAGCGCAGTCCGTCATGTATCCAAGGGTGCAGGGTCGGTGAACGCCAGCGCCCTGGCGCGCGAGGCCGGAGCGCAGAGCTTATGA
- a CDS encoding glycosyltransferase family 4 protein, translating into MASDLNVPPFLPPLERSQGRADNAGRYRVCFPFAGGLVGGSHISALKLIQALQHTQFEPVVLLHGMNGPLTDFFKEAGIDFEQAPVPHYWEPGSRPSLGALMRVPANIARMRAFLRVRNIRIVHSNEGAMHATWGLPARLAGARHIWHHRGNPRAAGLRFLAPLVADRVICVSHFAAPLPGLWSARTKSSVAYSPFDTSIAQIDRAAARSMLESRLDITPDTAVVAFLGQFSARKRPLVFVEAIAAMRRSRPGIRVVGLLFGEEFEPGIEARIQQRIQELDLADCVRMMGFVQPVEPWLAASDVLLVPAVEEPFGRTLIEAMLVGTPVVAAASGGNMEAIRNRGNGLLAHPDDPEDLADHVLSLITEPRTAMTIAQRARGEALQKFSVETHLNKIARIYREVLAA; encoded by the coding sequence ATGGCTTCCGACCTGAACGTCCCACCTTTTCTTCCGCCGCTGGAGCGGAGTCAGGGCCGTGCGGATAACGCGGGCAGGTACCGGGTGTGCTTTCCCTTTGCTGGAGGACTTGTCGGCGGCAGCCACATCTCGGCGCTGAAGTTGATCCAGGCCCTCCAGCATACCCAATTTGAGCCTGTCGTTTTGCTCCACGGCATGAATGGTCCGCTGACGGACTTTTTCAAGGAAGCCGGGATCGACTTCGAACAGGCGCCGGTTCCTCATTACTGGGAGCCGGGCAGTCGCCCATCCCTGGGCGCCCTGATGCGCGTGCCTGCGAATATCGCGCGAATGCGTGCCTTCCTGCGCGTCAGGAACATCAGGATTGTGCACAGCAACGAGGGCGCCATGCACGCGACCTGGGGCTTGCCCGCTCGGCTCGCCGGCGCTCGGCACATCTGGCATCATCGCGGCAATCCGCGCGCGGCGGGCCTGCGCTTTCTGGCGCCGTTGGTGGCCGATCGTGTCATATGCGTTTCCCATTTCGCGGCGCCGCTGCCGGGCCTTTGGTCCGCGCGCACTAAATCCAGCGTAGCTTACAGTCCGTTCGACACCTCGATCGCCCAGATTGATCGTGCGGCGGCGCGTTCGATGCTCGAATCCCGGCTGGACATCACCCCGGATACGGCGGTGGTGGCATTTCTGGGTCAGTTTTCGGCGCGCAAGCGTCCCCTCGTATTCGTAGAGGCGATCGCCGCGATGCGCCGGTCCCGACCCGGTATTCGCGTGGTTGGGCTTCTGTTCGGCGAGGAATTCGAGCCGGGGATCGAGGCCCGCATCCAGCAGAGAATCCAGGAGCTCGACCTCGCCGATTGCGTGCGAATGATGGGTTTCGTGCAGCCGGTGGAGCCATGGCTCGCGGCGAGCGATGTGTTGCTCGTGCCGGCGGTGGAAGAACCCTTCGGACGCACGCTGATCGAGGCGATGCTAGTTGGCACGCCGGTCGTCGCGGCGGCATCGGGCGGCAATATGGAGGCGATCAGGAACAGGGGCAACGGCCTGCTGGCTCACCCGGACGATCCCGAGGATCTGGCCGATCATGTGCTGAGCCTGATAACCGAGCCGCGAACGGCCATGACCATCGCGCAACGGGCGCGCGGGGAGGCGCTGCAGAAATTCAGCGTCGAGACCCATCTGAACAAGATCGCCAGAATCTACAGGGAGGTGCTTGCCGCATGA